The Sphingomonas sanxanigenens DSM 19645 = NX02 genome includes a region encoding these proteins:
- a CDS encoding AtpZ/AtpI family protein — translation MAKDEPGQDPRDGGDARLEALDKRLRQAKHDEAVRTGETQKGQDENYRLGNRVLAELIGGIAGGALIGWVIDRFAGTSPWGLLVVMALGIIVSFRNIIRISNQRSK, via the coding sequence ATGGCGAAAGACGAACCCGGGCAGGACCCCCGCGACGGCGGCGATGCACGGCTTGAGGCGCTGGACAAGCGGCTCAGGCAGGCGAAGCACGACGAAGCGGTCAGGACGGGCGAAACGCAGAAGGGGCAGGACGAGAATTATCGTCTCGGCAACCGCGTTCTCGCCGAACTGATCGGGGGGATTGCCGGCGGCGCGCTGATCGGTTGGGTCATTGACCGTTTCGCCGGCACGTCGCCATGGGGTCTGCTGGTGGTGATGGCTCTCGGGATCATCGTCTCCTTCAGGAACATCATCAGGATTTCGAACCAGCGCTCGAAGTGA
- the carB gene encoding carbamoyl-phosphate synthase large subunit encodes MPKRTDISSILVIGAGPIIIGQACEFDYSGTQACKALREEGYRIILVNSNPATIMTDPEMADATYVEPITPEIVARIIEKERPDAVLPTMGGQTALNTALALFRDGTLEKYGVKMIGADAEAIDKAEDRLKFRDAMDKIGLESARSVIAHTVDEAMAALEHTGLPAIIRPSFTMGGTGGGVAYNKDEFRQIVTGGLAASPTTEVLIEESLLGWKEYEMEVVRDRNDNAIIICSIENIDPMGVHTGDSITVAPALTLTDKEYQIMRNASIAVLREIGVETGGSNVQFAVNPKDGRLIVIEMNPRVSRSSALASKATGFPIAKVAAKLAVGYTLDEIDNDITGATPASFEPTIDYVVTKIPRFAFEKFKGAEAVLGTAMKSVGEVMAIGRNIHESLQKALRGLETGLSGFNRVDRLAGAPKDDIIAALSKPTPDRLLVAAQALREGLTIAEIHAIAKFDPWFLERLAEIVAAEEHVCRNGLPRDAAAMRKLKAMGFSDKRLAWLALQSANVAPGMDRAIAGGSGLVRDAVVAMTGGVTEAEVRALRHKLGVRPVFKRIDTCAAEFEAKTPYMYSTYEAPVFGAPECESQPSDRRKIVILGGGPNRIGQGIEFDYCCVHACFALAEAGFETIMVNCNPETVSTDYDTSDRLYFEPLTAEDVLEILHVEAGNGELVGVIVQFGGQTPLNLAKALEAAGIPILGTSPDAIDLAEDRERFAALVEKLGLRQPLNGIARSRDEAVAVAERIGYPVLMRPSYVLGGRAMEIVDGLQQLDDYIQTAVQVSGESPVLIDQYLRDAVEVDVDAIRDGTDVVVAGVMQHIEEAGVHSGDSACSLPPYSLSAEIVAEIERQTVALANALNVIGLMNIQFAVKDGQVYLIEVNPRASRTVPFVAKAVGSPIAKIAARVMAGEKLANLPAINRDIAHIAVKEAVFPWGRFPGVDPVLSPEMKSTGEVMGLDRDFATAFAKAQLGAGLVLPTEGAVFVSVKDGDKPVILPAVRELVALGFTLVATDGTAAYLEAHGLPVERVNKVAQGRPHIVDRMIDGGIALVFNTTEGWQSLKDSQSIRATAVTGKIPYFTTAAASVAATRAIAALQQQPLEVRPLQSYYSLSHG; translated from the coding sequence ATGCCCAAACGCACCGACATCTCCTCGATCCTCGTCATCGGCGCCGGCCCGATCATCATCGGCCAGGCCTGCGAGTTCGACTATTCCGGGACCCAGGCCTGCAAGGCGCTGCGCGAGGAGGGGTACCGGATCATCCTGGTCAACTCCAACCCGGCGACGATCATGACCGATCCGGAGATGGCGGACGCGACCTATGTCGAGCCGATCACGCCCGAGATCGTCGCGCGCATCATCGAGAAGGAGCGCCCCGATGCGGTGCTGCCGACGATGGGCGGGCAGACCGCGCTCAACACCGCGCTGGCGCTGTTCCGCGACGGCACGCTGGAGAAGTATGGCGTCAAGATGATCGGCGCCGACGCCGAGGCGATCGACAAGGCCGAGGACCGGCTGAAGTTCCGCGACGCGATGGACAAGATCGGGCTGGAGAGCGCCCGTTCGGTGATCGCCCACACCGTCGACGAGGCGATGGCCGCGCTCGAGCATACCGGCCTGCCGGCGATCATCCGCCCCAGCTTCACCATGGGCGGCACCGGCGGCGGCGTCGCCTACAACAAGGACGAGTTCCGCCAAATCGTGACCGGCGGCCTCGCCGCATCCCCCACCACCGAGGTGCTGATCGAGGAATCGCTGCTCGGCTGGAAGGAATATGAGATGGAGGTCGTGCGCGACAGGAACGACAACGCCATCATCATCTGCTCGATCGAGAATATCGATCCGATGGGCGTCCATACGGGCGATTCCATCACCGTCGCGCCGGCGCTGACGCTGACCGACAAGGAATATCAGATCATGCGCAACGCCAGCATCGCGGTGCTGCGCGAGATCGGCGTCGAAACCGGCGGCTCCAACGTCCAGTTCGCGGTCAATCCCAAGGATGGCCGCCTGATCGTGATCGAGATGAACCCGCGCGTCAGCCGCTCCTCGGCGCTGGCCTCGAAGGCGACCGGCTTCCCGATCGCCAAGGTCGCCGCCAAGCTGGCGGTGGGCTACACGCTCGACGAGATCGACAACGACATCACCGGTGCCACGCCGGCATCGTTCGAGCCGACGATCGACTATGTCGTCACCAAGATCCCGCGCTTCGCCTTCGAGAAGTTCAAGGGCGCCGAGGCGGTGCTGGGCACCGCGATGAAGTCGGTCGGCGAGGTGATGGCGATCGGCCGCAACATCCATGAAAGCCTGCAGAAGGCGCTGCGCGGGCTGGAGACCGGCCTGTCCGGCTTCAACCGCGTCGACCGGCTGGCGGGTGCGCCCAAGGACGACATCATCGCCGCGCTCTCCAAGCCGACGCCGGACCGGCTGCTGGTCGCCGCGCAGGCCCTGCGTGAAGGCCTGACGATTGCGGAGATCCACGCGATCGCGAAGTTCGATCCCTGGTTCCTCGAACGGCTCGCCGAGATCGTCGCCGCGGAAGAGCATGTGTGCCGCAACGGCCTGCCGCGCGATGCCGCGGCGATGCGCAAGCTCAAGGCGATGGGCTTTTCGGACAAGCGGCTCGCCTGGCTGGCGCTGCAATCCGCCAACGTCGCGCCGGGCATGGACCGGGCGATCGCCGGCGGCTCGGGCCTCGTCCGCGACGCCGTCGTCGCGATGACTGGCGGGGTGACCGAGGCCGAGGTGCGCGCGCTGCGCCACAAGCTGGGCGTGCGCCCGGTGTTCAAGCGCATCGACACCTGCGCGGCCGAGTTCGAGGCGAAGACGCCCTACATGTACTCGACCTACGAGGCGCCGGTGTTCGGCGCGCCCGAGTGCGAGAGCCAGCCGTCGGACCGCCGCAAGATCGTGATCCTCGGCGGCGGCCCCAACCGCATCGGCCAGGGCATCGAGTTCGACTATTGCTGCGTCCACGCTTGCTTCGCGCTGGCGGAGGCCGGGTTCGAGACCATCATGGTCAACTGCAACCCCGAAACCGTCTCCACCGATTATGACACCTCGGACCGCCTCTATTTCGAGCCGCTGACCGCCGAGGACGTGCTCGAAATCCTTCACGTCGAGGCGGGCAACGGTGAACTGGTGGGGGTGATCGTGCAGTTCGGCGGCCAGACCCCGCTCAACCTCGCCAAGGCGCTGGAAGCGGCCGGTATCCCGATCCTGGGCACAAGCCCCGACGCGATCGACCTCGCCGAGGATCGCGAGCGTTTCGCGGCGCTCGTCGAGAAGCTCGGCCTCAGACAGCCGCTGAACGGCATCGCGCGCAGCCGTGACGAGGCGGTCGCGGTGGCGGAGCGCATCGGCTATCCCGTGCTGATGCGGCCCAGCTACGTGCTGGGCGGCCGGGCGATGGAGATCGTCGACGGCCTCCAGCAGCTCGACGATTACATCCAGACCGCGGTGCAGGTCTCCGGCGAGTCGCCCGTGCTGATCGACCAGTATCTGCGCGACGCGGTGGAAGTGGACGTCGACGCGATCCGCGACGGCACCGACGTCGTCGTGGCCGGCGTGATGCAGCATATCGAGGAGGCGGGCGTCCATTCGGGCGACAGCGCCTGTTCGCTCCCGCCCTACAGCCTCTCCGCCGAGATCGTCGCCGAGATCGAGCGGCAGACGGTGGCGCTGGCCAACGCGCTGAACGTGATCGGCCTGATGAACATCCAGTTCGCGGTGAAGGATGGCCAGGTCTATCTGATCGAGGTCAACCCGCGCGCCAGCCGCACCGTGCCTTTCGTCGCCAAGGCGGTGGGCAGCCCGATCGCCAAGATCGCGGCGCGGGTGATGGCGGGGGAGAAGCTCGCCAACCTGCCGGCGATCAACCGCGACATCGCCCACATCGCAGTCAAGGAAGCGGTGTTTCCGTGGGGCCGCTTCCCGGGCGTCGATCCGGTGCTCTCGCCCGAAATGAAGTCGACCGGCGAGGTGATGGGCCTCGACCGCGATTTCGCTACCGCCTTTGCCAAGGCGCAACTCGGCGCCGGGCTGGTGCTGCCGACCGAGGGCGCGGTGTTCGTGAGCGTCAAGGATGGCGACAAGCCGGTGATCCTGCCGGCGGTGCGCGAACTCGTCGCGCTCGGCTTCACCCTCGTCGCGACCGACGGCACCGCGGCCTATCTGGAAGCGCATGGGCTGCCGGTGGAGCGCGTCAACAAGGTGGCGCAGGGCCGGCCGCATATCGTCGACCGGATGATCGATGGCGGCATCGCGCTGGTGTTCAACACCACCGAGGGCTGGCAGTCCCTGAAGGACAGCCAGTCGATCCGCGCGACAGCTGTGACGGGGAAGATTCCCTATTTCACCACGGCGGCGGCAAGCGTCGCCGCGACCCGCGCGATCGCGGCGCTGCAACAGCAGCCCCTTGAAGTACGCCCCTTGCAGTCATATTATTCGCTTTCGCACGGCTGA
- a CDS encoding YnbE family lipoprotein translates to MAWSDLAARAATLGGLAFAVPGCIQVTAPDKPIEINLNISVKQEVLVKLQQDAEKLIEDNPELFPQ, encoded by the coding sequence ATGGCATGGAGCGATCTGGCGGCACGGGCCGCAACTCTCGGTGGCTTGGCGTTCGCGGTACCGGGATGCATCCAGGTCACCGCGCCCGACAAGCCGATCGAGATCAACCTGAATATCAGCGTCAAGCAGGAGGTCCTCGTGAAACTCCAGCAGGACGCAGAGAAATTGATCGAGGATAATCCGGAGCTGTTCCCGCAATGA
- a CDS encoding YdbH domain-containing protein codes for MSTVLRRTLLLVFALLLVSLAVVWFQRKPIARNYIDAELARRGVRGSYDLVELGPGRQRIEHLVLGDPAQPDLTADWAELRIAYRLGTPRIAEVRAGGVRLRGRIVDGTLSLGDLDRLMPAPSGAPFSLPDLRVVLQDARMRLDAPTGPVGLKLEGSGNLRNGFRGRLAAVAPHLAIGGCSLARTTAYVDLKIVDRSPALSGPVRTDTLDCPALALRTGHADMRITMALSGPLDAWSGDVRLALAAARYADIRLARIGGKLDFAGKAAGTHGMLQLTAASVAAPQGAGRDVSIDGDYAVAGDRLRFTGHAGAASARLADATIAQLRGIGGSAAGTPAGPLASALGTALANAARDARFDAQLALDSRTGGGTLTVSRMTLDSASGARLALGEGEGEGEGEGVLLRWPQADARIDGTLSIAGGGLPEGVIRLTQRMPGGPLTGEARFAPYAAGGARLTLAPVRFAALPDGARFDTRVTLDGPLADGRVEGLSLPVSGLVDTRGNFVVNRSCAPLDWRSVSAAGLVLRPARLGLCPVEGGALLVMTGGRLRGGAAIVAPRLAGRLGSSPVTLAASGARVKLGDGTLGLSDLAVRLGEPDSETRLDIGRLDGRIDGGALAGTFAALSGKIGAVPLLVSEGEGKWRLRNGILGLGAALRVDDEATPPRFQPLRSPDFVLVLANGEIAAGGTLVEPKNGSTVTKVTIDHRLSTGTGHAALDVPGITFDKALQPEELTHLTLGVVANVRGTVRGQGEIDWSPKGVTSNGVFRTDDTALAAAFGPVSGLTGEVRFTDLLALETAPGQVMRIGEANPGVAVNDGEIRYQLLAGQRVKVESGRWPFAGGELILDPDVIDMTAAERRLTFRVAGLDAGQFINKFEFDNLNATGKFDGVLPMVFDQHGGRIDGGYLKVREEGGTLSYIGDISNMDLNFFANIAFDALKSIRYKRLTIGLNGAIDGELVSDIRFDGVNQQGIEKGKGGLFEQILGRQFIFNIKITAPFRGLMTTAKSFYDPSILVRDALPPGAVPADDAVPAVPAVPADAPAATPGAGPVQPKESDPVP; via the coding sequence ATGAGCACCGTCCTGCGCCGTACGCTGCTGCTGGTCTTCGCGCTGCTGCTGGTGTCGCTGGCCGTGGTCTGGTTCCAGCGCAAGCCGATCGCGCGCAACTATATCGATGCCGAACTGGCGCGGCGCGGCGTGCGCGGCAGCTACGACCTCGTGGAGCTCGGCCCGGGGCGGCAGCGCATCGAGCATCTGGTGCTGGGCGATCCCGCGCAGCCCGACCTGACCGCGGATTGGGCCGAACTGCGCATCGCCTATCGGCTGGGCACGCCGCGCATCGCCGAGGTGCGCGCGGGCGGCGTGCGGCTGCGCGGCCGGATCGTCGACGGCACGCTCTCGCTGGGCGACCTCGACCGGCTGATGCCCGCGCCCAGCGGCGCGCCCTTCAGCCTGCCGGATCTGCGCGTCGTCCTGCAGGATGCGCGGATGCGGCTCGATGCCCCCACGGGGCCGGTCGGGCTGAAGCTCGAAGGCAGCGGCAACCTGCGCAACGGCTTCCGCGGCCGGCTGGCGGCGGTTGCGCCGCACCTCGCGATCGGCGGCTGCTCGCTGGCGCGGACCACCGCCTATGTCGATCTCAAGATCGTCGATCGCAGCCCAGCGCTGAGTGGCCCGGTGCGCACCGACACGCTCGATTGCCCCGCGCTGGCGCTGCGCACCGGCCATGCCGATATGCGTATCACCATGGCGCTGTCAGGGCCGCTGGATGCCTGGTCGGGCGATGTCCGGCTGGCGCTGGCCGCGGCGCGCTATGCCGACATCCGCTTGGCACGCATCGGCGGGAAGCTCGATTTCGCGGGCAAGGCGGCCGGCACCCACGGGATGCTGCAGCTGACTGCGGCAAGCGTCGCCGCGCCCCAGGGGGCGGGGCGCGACGTCTCGATCGACGGCGATTATGCGGTCGCGGGCGATCGCCTGCGTTTCACGGGCCACGCGGGCGCCGCATCGGCGCGGCTCGCGGATGCCACGATCGCGCAACTGCGCGGGATCGGCGGCAGTGCGGCGGGAACCCCGGCCGGTCCGCTGGCGAGCGCGCTCGGCACGGCGCTGGCGAATGCCGCGCGCGATGCGCGGTTCGATGCGCAGCTGGCCTTGGATTCGCGAACGGGCGGCGGCACGCTCACCGTCTCCCGGATGACGCTCGACAGCGCCAGCGGCGCGCGGCTGGCCTTGGGCGAGGGCGAGGGCGAGGGCGAGGGCGAGGGCGTGCTGCTGCGCTGGCCGCAGGCCGATGCGCGCATCGACGGCACGCTCAGCATTGCCGGCGGCGGGCTGCCCGAGGGCGTGATCCGGCTGACGCAGCGGATGCCCGGCGGACCGCTGACCGGGGAGGCGCGGTTCGCGCCCTATGCCGCGGGCGGCGCGCGGCTGACATTGGCGCCGGTGCGCTTCGCGGCATTGCCCGACGGCGCCCGCTTCGACACGCGGGTGACGCTGGACGGGCCGCTGGCGGACGGGCGCGTCGAGGGGCTGAGCCTGCCCGTCAGCGGGCTGGTCGATACGCGCGGCAATTTCGTGGTCAACCGCTCCTGCGCGCCGCTCGACTGGCGCTCGGTCAGCGCGGCGGGGCTGGTGCTGCGCCCGGCGCGGCTCGGGCTGTGCCCGGTGGAAGGCGGCGCGCTGCTGGTGATGACCGGCGGCCGGTTGCGCGGCGGTGCCGCGATCGTCGCGCCGCGGCTCGCGGGGCGGCTGGGCAGCAGCCCGGTGACATTGGCGGCGAGCGGCGCGCGGGTGAAGCTGGGGGATGGCACGCTGGGGCTGTCCGACCTTGCGGTGCGCCTTGGCGAACCCGACAGCGAGACGCGGCTCGACATCGGCCGGCTCGACGGCCGAATCGATGGCGGCGCGCTCGCCGGCACGTTCGCAGCGCTTTCCGGCAAGATCGGCGCGGTGCCGCTGCTGGTCTCCGAGGGGGAGGGCAAATGGCGGCTGCGCAACGGCATATTGGGGCTGGGTGCTGCGCTCCGCGTCGACGACGAAGCCACCCCCCCGCGATTCCAGCCGCTACGCTCGCCCGATTTCGTGTTGGTGTTGGCCAATGGCGAAATCGCGGCGGGGGGCACCTTGGTCGAACCCAAGAACGGCTCGACGGTGACGAAGGTGACGATCGATCACCGCCTGTCGACCGGAACCGGCCATGCCGCGCTCGACGTGCCCGGCATCACCTTCGACAAGGCGTTGCAGCCCGAGGAATTGACCCACCTGACCTTGGGCGTCGTAGCCAATGTCCGCGGCACGGTGCGCGGGCAGGGCGAGATCGACTGGTCGCCGAAGGGCGTGACGAGCAATGGCGTCTTCCGCACCGACGATACCGCGCTCGCCGCGGCGTTCGGCCCCGTTAGCGGTCTTACTGGCGAGGTCCGCTTCACCGATCTCCTGGCGCTGGAAACCGCACCGGGGCAGGTGATGCGGATCGGCGAGGCCAATCCCGGCGTCGCCGTGAACGATGGCGAGATCCGCTACCAGTTGCTCGCCGGCCAGCGGGTGAAGGTGGAGAGCGGGCGTTGGCCGTTCGCCGGCGGCGAACTGATCCTCGATCCCGACGTGATCGACATGACCGCGGCCGAGCGGCGGCTGACCTTCCGCGTCGCCGGTCTCGACGCGGGACAATTCATCAACAAGTTCGAGTTCGACAATCTCAACGCCACCGGCAAGTTCGATGGCGTGCTGCCGATGGTGTTCGATCAGCACGGCGGCCGGATCGACGGCGGCTATCTGAAGGTGCGCGAGGAGGGCGGCACGCTTTCCTATATCGGCGACATCAGCAACATGGATCTGAACTTCTTCGCCAACATCGCTTTCGATGCGCTGAAGTCGATCCGCTACAAGAGGCTGACGATCGGCCTCAACGGCGCGATCGACGGGGAGCTTGTTAGCGATATCCGCTTCGACGGTGTCAACCAGCAGGGTATCGAGAAGGGGAAGGGCGGGCTTTTCGAGCAGATCCTCGGCCGCCAGTTCATCTTCAACATCAAGATCACCGCGCCCTTCCGCGGGCTGATGACCACGGCCAAGTCTTTCTACGATCCCTCCATCCTGGTGCGTGACGCGCTGCCGCCGGGCGCGGTGCCCGCAGACGATGCCGTTCCTGCCGTTCCCGCCGTTCCTGCCGATGCGCCGGCTGCCACGCCCGGGGCTGGCCCCGTTCAGCCAAAGGAAAGCGATCCTGTGCCATGA
- a CDS encoding YdbL family protein, whose amino-acid sequence MTNRMIITAVAGIALAMAAGIGGIAYAQSGAVAAAISAGTVGEQADGYLGVRGSVSADVRAEVESINIKRRDAYTDLAAKRGVSVAAAAAATGCRTLATRVGPGQAYRLLDGSWQVRQGSAPVQLPANCPG is encoded by the coding sequence ATGACCAACAGGATGATCATCACCGCCGTGGCAGGCATCGCGTTGGCGATGGCTGCGGGAATCGGCGGCATCGCCTATGCGCAGTCCGGCGCCGTCGCGGCGGCGATCTCCGCCGGCACGGTCGGCGAGCAGGCCGATGGCTATCTGGGCGTCCGCGGCTCGGTGAGCGCCGACGTGCGCGCCGAGGTCGAATCGATCAACATCAAGCGGCGCGATGCCTATACCGATCTCGCCGCCAAGCGCGGCGTCAGCGTCGCGGCGGCGGCGGCGGCGACAGGCTGCCGAACCCTTGCCACCCGCGTTGGCCCGGGCCAGGCCTATCGCCTGCTCGACGGCAGCTGGCAGGTGCGCCAGGGCAGCGCGCCGGTGCAGCTGCCGGCCAACTGCCCCGGCTGA
- the radC gene encoding RadC family protein, which translates to MEQKGDRPGHKDGPERKDGEGHRARLRGRLLADADGLLDHELVEYLLALAMPRIDTKPHAKRLLTEFGGLGPLFAADAESLRRVTGIGDSSIAALKIVNAVAARMLKSTAQARPILSNWQALLDYLHVDMAHSAIERVRVLHLNAKNMLIRDELMSEGSIDQAAVHVREVIRRAIELGSSALILVHNHPSGDPQPSRADITLTRDIIEAGRRMDIQVHDHVIIGAHGHASMRALGLI; encoded by the coding sequence ATGGAGCAAAAAGGCGATCGACCCGGGCACAAGGACGGGCCGGAGCGCAAGGATGGCGAAGGCCATCGCGCGCGGCTGCGCGGCCGGCTGCTCGCCGATGCCGACGGGCTGCTCGATCATGAACTGGTCGAATATCTGCTCGCGCTGGCGATGCCGCGGATCGACACCAAGCCGCACGCCAAGCGGCTGTTGACGGAATTCGGCGGTCTCGGCCCGCTGTTCGCGGCCGACGCCGAATCGCTTCGCCGGGTGACCGGCATCGGCGACAGCTCGATCGCCGCGCTGAAGATCGTCAATGCGGTCGCCGCACGCATGCTGAAAAGCACCGCGCAGGCGCGGCCGATCCTCTCCAATTGGCAGGCACTGCTCGACTATCTGCATGTCGACATGGCGCACAGCGCGATCGAGCGCGTCCGCGTGCTCCACCTCAACGCCAAAAATATGCTGATTCGCGACGAACTGATGAGCGAAGGATCGATCGATCAGGCCGCGGTGCATGTCCGCGAAGTGATCCGCCGCGCGATCGAACTGGGATCGAGCGCGCTGATCCTCGTCCACAACCATCCCAGCGGCGACCCGCAGCCCAGCCGCGCCGACATCACCCTCACCCGCGACATCATCGAGGCGGGGCGGCGGATGGACATCCAGGTCCACGATCATGTCATCATCGGCGCGCACGGGCATGCGAGCATGCGCGCGCTCGGCCTGATCTAA
- the greA gene encoding transcription elongation factor GreA yields the protein MATVDKMPMLAEGQRMLNDELGRLRAERPMIIDAIEEARAHGDLSENAEYHAAKERQGQIEAMIADIEDKLSRAQVIDPTELSGDKVVFGATVTLLDEDDHPITYQLVGQTEADAKTGRISYNSPLGRALIGRQVGDEVEVTVPSGDRYYVVDKIEFK from the coding sequence ATGGCGACCGTCGACAAGATGCCGATGCTGGCCGAGGGCCAGCGGATGCTCAACGACGAGCTTGGCCGGCTGCGCGCCGAGCGCCCGATGATCATCGACGCGATCGAGGAAGCGCGCGCGCATGGCGACCTTTCGGAAAACGCCGAATATCACGCCGCGAAGGAGCGTCAGGGCCAGATCGAGGCGATGATCGCCGACATCGAGGACAAGCTCAGCCGCGCGCAGGTGATCGATCCCACCGAGCTGAGCGGCGACAAGGTCGTATTCGGCGCGACGGTGACCCTGCTGGACGAGGATGATCATCCCATCACCTACCAGCTCGTCGGCCAGACCGAGGCAGACGCGAAGACCGGCCGGATTTCGTACAATTCGCCGCTGGGCCGCGCACTGATCGGCCGCCAGGTGGGCGACGAGGTCGAGGTGACGGTGCCGTCGGGCGACCGCTATTATGTGGTCGACAAGATCGAGTTCAAATGA
- a CDS encoding DUF4170 domain-containing protein: MSKIHLVFGGRVKDPQTLDFADLKSLDVVGFFEDYSSAEKAWRAAAQRTVDDAEMKYVVVHLHRLLEPDVLAPSKD, translated from the coding sequence ATGAGCAAGATCCATCTCGTTTTCGGCGGTCGCGTCAAGGACCCCCAGACCCTCGATTTCGCCGACCTCAAGTCGCTCGACGTGGTCGGCTTCTTCGAAGACTATAGCAGCGCCGAGAAGGCATGGCGGGCCGCAGCGCAGCGCACCGTCGACGACGCCGAAATGAAGTATGTCGTCGTCCACCTCCACCGCCTGCTCGAGCCGGACGTGCTGGCGCCCAGCAAGGACTGA
- the purB gene encoding adenylosuccinate lyase, which translates to MISRYSRPAMTALWAPEAKFRIWFEIEAHATDALAELGVVPKEAAAAIWERGAFEVDRIDAIEAEVKHDVIAFLTNVAEHVGPEARFMHQGMTSSDVLDTCLAVQLARATDILLEDLDRLLEVIKRRAYEHKLTPTIGRSHGIHAEPVTFGLKLAQAYAEFARNRDRLVAARADVATCAISGAVGTFANIDPRVEAHVADKMGLTVEPVSTQVIPRDRHAMYFATLGVIASSIERLATEIRHLQRTEVLEAEEYFSPGQKGSSAMPHKRNPVLTENLTGLARMVRGYVTPALENVALWHERDISHSSVERYIGPDATITLDFALARLTGVVDKLVVYPARMQKNLDRMGGLVHSQRVLLALTQAGVSREDAYRLVQRNAMKVWDSDGELSLLDLLKADPEVTAALGAQDIEEKFDLDYHFKHVDTIFARVFGEAA; encoded by the coding sequence ATGATTTCCCGTTACAGCCGCCCGGCCATGACCGCGCTCTGGGCGCCCGAAGCGAAGTTCCGCATCTGGTTCGAGATCGAGGCGCACGCCACCGACGCGCTGGCCGAACTGGGCGTGGTGCCGAAGGAAGCCGCCGCGGCGATCTGGGAACGCGGCGCGTTCGAGGTCGATCGCATCGACGCGATCGAGGCCGAGGTGAAGCATGACGTGATCGCGTTCCTCACCAACGTCGCCGAACATGTCGGCCCGGAGGCGCGCTTCATGCACCAGGGCATGACCAGCAGCGACGTGCTCGACACCTGCCTCGCCGTCCAGCTCGCCCGCGCCACCGACATCCTGCTGGAGGATCTGGACAGGCTGCTCGAGGTGATCAAGCGCCGCGCCTATGAGCATAAGCTGACGCCGACGATCGGCCGCAGCCACGGCATCCACGCCGAGCCGGTGACCTTCGGGCTCAAGCTGGCGCAGGCCTATGCCGAGTTCGCACGCAACCGCGACCGCCTGGTCGCCGCACGGGCCGACGTCGCGACCTGCGCGATCTCAGGCGCGGTCGGCACCTTCGCCAACATCGATCCGCGGGTCGAGGCGCATGTCGCCGACAAGATGGGGCTGACGGTGGAGCCGGTGTCCACGCAGGTGATCCCGCGTGACCGCCACGCGATGTATTTCGCCACTCTGGGCGTCATCGCCAGCTCGATCGAACGGCTCGCGACCGAGATCCGCCACCTGCAGCGCACCGAAGTTCTGGAGGCGGAGGAATATTTCTCGCCCGGCCAGAAGGGCTCGTCCGCGATGCCGCACAAGCGCAACCCGGTGCTGACCGAGAACCTCACCGGCCTCGCGCGCATGGTGCGCGGCTATGTCACCCCGGCGCTGGAGAATGTGGCGCTGTGGCACGAGCGCGACATCAGCCATTCGTCGGTGGAGCGCTATATCGGGCCCGACGCCACGATCACGCTCGATTTCGCGCTCGCGCGCCTCACCGGCGTGGTCGACAAGCTGGTCGTCTATCCGGCGCGGATGCAGAAGAATCTCGACCGGATGGGCGGCCTCGTCCATTCGCAGCGCGTGCTGCTGGCGCTGACCCAGGCCGGCGTGAGCCGCGAGGACGCCTATCGGCTCGTCCAGCGCAACGCGATGAAGGTGTGGGATTCGGACGGCGAACTGTCACTCCTGGATCTGCTGAAGGCCGATCCCGAAGTGACCGCAGCGCTCGGCGCGCAGGACATCGAGGAGAAGTTCGACCTCGATTACCATTTCAAACATGTGGATACCATTTTCGCACGCGTGTTCGGCGAAGCGGCGTGA